In Candidatus Methylomirabilis sp., one genomic interval encodes:
- a CDS encoding sugar ABC transporter permease produces MADAPAREDIVTRLPAVRPGAFRRLLEHEQFLAALLLSPTLVILGLFIAYPFAKGIWLSVSSATVGNPGVFIGAENFVKVWNDSIFQKAAQNTVIYTAVATVFKLGLGMILALLLNHHFRGKRLIRASILLPFIIPTVLSTFAWKWMFDPTFSVINWTLYYFGLIAQRIPWLSDSNLALGSVIIVNVWRGMPFFAITLLAGLQTVNPELHEAAAMDGANGWQRFWRITWPLLLPVTMVVVLFSVIQTFADFQLVYVLTGGGPANSTHLFATYAYQIGVATGLLGEGAAISLAMFPILFVIVILQLWYIRRVEGA; encoded by the coding sequence ATGGCGGACGCGCCGGCGCGGGAGGACATTGTGACGCGCCTGCCTGCCGTCCGGCCAGGTGCGTTCCGCCGCCTCCTGGAGCACGAGCAGTTCCTGGCGGCCCTCCTCCTCTCCCCGACTCTCGTCATCCTCGGTCTGTTCATCGCGTATCCCTTTGCGAAGGGGATCTGGCTCTCCGTTTCCAGCGCCACGGTGGGAAACCCCGGGGTCTTCATCGGGGCCGAGAACTTCGTGAAGGTGTGGAACGATTCGATCTTCCAGAAAGCCGCCCAGAACACGGTCATCTACACGGCGGTCGCGACGGTCTTCAAGCTCGGCCTCGGCATGATCCTCGCCTTGCTCCTCAACCACCACTTCCGGGGGAAGCGCCTGATCCGGGCCTCCATCCTCCTCCCGTTTATCATTCCCACCGTGCTCTCGACCTTCGCCTGGAAGTGGATGTTCGACCCGACCTTCAGCGTGATCAACTGGACGCTGTATTATTTCGGCCTCATCGCCCAGCGCATCCCCTGGCTCAGCGACTCGAACCTCGCCCTCGGCTCCGTCATCATTGTGAACGTGTGGCGGGGCATGCCGTTCTTTGCCATCACGCTCCTCGCCGGCCTGCAGACGGTCAACCCGGAACTCCACGAGGCAGCCGCGATGGACGGGGCAAATGGCTGGCAGCGCTTCTGGCGCATCACCTGGCCGCTCCTCCTGCCGGTGACGATGGTGGTGGTGCTCTTCTCGGTCATTCAGACCTTTGCCGACTTCCAGTTGGTCTATGTGCTCACCGGAGGCGGGCCGGCGAACTCGACCCACCTCTTTGCCACCTACGCCTACCAGATCGGGGTGGCAACCGGCCTCCTGGGCGAAGGGGCTGCCATCTCCCTTGCCATGTTCCCCATCCTGTTCGTGATCGTGATCCTCCAGTTGTGGTACATCCGCCGGGTGGAGGGGGCCTGA
- a CDS encoding carbohydrate ABC transporter permease codes for MIRGPRWKRWAFFYIPLTFYLIGLLFPFYWMLVTSFRPDNELYRSWRAATNTPLWTLNPTLEHFVYLFTNTVFGTWLYNTMFIAIMSTLISLFCGLLAGYALARLRFPMAGSLGTSIFVSYLVPPTLLFIPLAAVIRNFHLQDSPWALILTSPTFLIPFCTWLLMGYFKTIPRELEECARIDGATRLQAMIRIVFPIATPGILSAGIFAFTLSWNEFIYALVFLSSPQQKTVPVGVVSELIRGDVYFWGPLMAGALLGSVPVALIYSFFVEHYVTGLTGAVKG; via the coding sequence ATGATCCGGGGCCCCCGGTGGAAGCGGTGGGCCTTCTTCTACATCCCGCTCACCTTCTACCTCATCGGCCTCCTCTTCCCCTTCTACTGGATGCTGGTGACTTCGTTCCGCCCGGACAACGAACTCTACCGCTCCTGGCGGGCGGCTACCAACACCCCCCTCTGGACTCTGAACCCGACCCTCGAGCACTTCGTGTACCTGTTCACGAACACGGTCTTCGGGACGTGGCTGTACAACACCATGTTCATCGCCATCATGTCGACGCTCATCTCCCTCTTTTGCGGGTTGCTGGCCGGATACGCCCTGGCCCGCCTCCGGTTCCCGATGGCCGGGAGCCTGGGGACCTCGATCTTCGTCTCCTACCTCGTGCCCCCCACCCTCCTCTTCATCCCGCTGGCGGCCGTGATCCGCAACTTCCACCTCCAGGACTCCCCCTGGGCACTCATCCTGACCTCCCCGACCTTCCTGATCCCGTTCTGCACCTGGCTTCTGATGGGCTACTTCAAGACCATCCCGAGAGAATTGGAGGAATGCGCCCGCATCGACGGCGCCACCCGACTCCAGGCGATGATCCGGATCGTCTTCCCCATCGCCACCCCGGGGATTCTCTCCGCGGGGATCTTCGCCTTCACCCTCTCCTGGAACGAGTTCATCTATGCCCTGGTCTTCCTCTCCTCCCCCCAGCAGAAGACCGTGCCGGTGGGTGTGGTGAGCGAGCTCATCCGGGGCGACGTCTATTTCTGGGGCCCCCTGATGGCCGGCGCCCTGCTGGGCTCGGTGCCGGTCGCCCTCATCTACTCCTTCTTCGTCGAGCACTACGTCACCGGCCTCACCGGCGCCGTCAAAGGCTAA
- a CDS encoding histone deacetylase: MILYACASPAYTVTLPERHPFPMAKYRLVRERLLSEGALSPRRLIQPAQVPVELLGLVHTQEYLDRLLTGRLTRQEEVRTGFPWSPAIVARARHAAQGTLMAARIALREGLAANLAGGSHHAFPDHGEGYCLLNDVAVAIRVLQAEGRIRRAAILDTDAHQGNGTAAAFAGDPTIFTFSIHGARNYPFQKVPGSWDEPLPDGTSDEAYLERLDGPLRAAAAFAPDLAFYVSGADPYRGDRLGRLGLSRDGLARRDHLVTSGCVRAGIPVVVTLAGGYAATLDETVEIHCTTVRTGARLFKDT, encoded by the coding sequence ATGATCCTGTACGCCTGCGCGTCGCCGGCCTACACCGTGACCCTCCCGGAGCGGCATCCGTTCCCGATGGCCAAGTACCGGCTGGTTCGCGAACGGCTGCTGAGCGAGGGGGCGCTCTCCCCACGCCGCCTGATCCAGCCGGCGCAGGTGCCCGTTGAGCTCCTTGGCCTGGTCCACACCCAGGAGTACCTGGACCGACTCCTCACTGGCCGGCTGACGCGGCAGGAGGAGGTCCGGACCGGGTTTCCCTGGTCGCCCGCCATCGTCGCCCGCGCCCGGCATGCCGCGCAGGGAACGCTGATGGCGGCCCGCATCGCCCTGCGTGAAGGACTCGCGGCGAACCTGGCGGGCGGGAGCCACCACGCGTTCCCGGACCACGGGGAGGGCTACTGCCTTCTCAACGACGTGGCCGTGGCGATCCGCGTGCTGCAGGCGGAAGGGCGCATCCGCCGGGCGGCGATCCTGGACACCGACGCCCACCAGGGCAACGGGACGGCCGCCGCCTTCGCGGGCGATCCGACCATCTTCACCTTCTCGATCCACGGGGCCCGCAACTACCCCTTCCAGAAGGTCCCGGGCTCCTGGGACGAGCCCCTGCCGGATGGGACGAGCGACGAGGCCTACCTCGAGCGCCTGGACGGGCCGCTGCGCGCGGCCGCCGCCTTCGCCCCGGACCTCGCCTTCTACGTGTCGGGGGCCGACCCGTACCGGGGGGATCGGCTAGGCAGGCTCGGGCTCAGCCGCGACGGGCTCGCCCGCCGGGATCACCTGGTGACTTCCGGTTGCGTGCGGGCGGGGATCCCGGTGGTGGTGACGCTGGCGGGGGGCTACGCGGCCACTCTCGATGAGACCGTGGAGATCCACTGCACGACGGTGCGGACGGGGGCGCGGCTGTTCAAGGACACCTAG
- a CDS encoding CoA transferase, whose protein sequence is MAAGEAGGQVARPLEGMVVLDATQIMAGPFCTLLLADMGADVIKVERPDGGDDTRRMGPPFIAGESAAFLAMNRNKRSLALDLKREEGKDLFRRLARRADVLVENFRPGTMEKLGLGYEALHEIHPGIIYCSVSGFGRTGPYRLRGGFDLVAQGMSGLISCTGHPGGPPTKVGVPISDLNAGMYAAYGVLCAYIHRLRTGRGQLVDTSLLEGAIAYTFWESAIFFATGENPEPMGSAHRLNAPYQVFRTKDGSLSVGAATQGTWEMLCQAIGRPDLSADPRFRENAARIAHYQELAAILEEVFQQDTTTHWLRRLEEAGVPAGPIYTLAEVYADPHVRAREMAVEVEHPVAGRVQNIGIPVKLSGTPGRIARPAPTLGQHTDEVLAWLGVEKAAIARLREAGVVA, encoded by the coding sequence ATGGCGGCGGGTGAGGCGGGCGGACAGGTGGCGCGACCGCTCGAGGGCATGGTGGTCCTCGACGCCACGCAGATCATGGCGGGGCCCTTCTGCACCCTGCTCTTGGCGGACATGGGCGCCGACGTCATCAAGGTGGAGCGCCCCGACGGGGGGGACGACACGAGGCGGATGGGCCCCCCCTTCATCGCGGGGGAGTCGGCGGCCTTCCTGGCGATGAACCGGAACAAGCGGAGCCTCGCGCTCGACCTGAAGCGGGAGGAGGGCAAGGACCTGTTCCGCCGTCTCGCCCGCCGCGCCGACGTCCTGGTGGAGAATTTCCGCCCCGGGACGATGGAGAAGCTCGGCCTGGGGTACGAGGCGCTTCACGAAATCCACCCCGGGATCATCTACTGTTCGGTCTCGGGGTTCGGCCGGACGGGGCCCTACCGCCTGCGCGGGGGCTTCGACCTGGTGGCGCAGGGCATGAGCGGCCTCATCAGTTGCACGGGCCATCCCGGCGGGCCGCCGACCAAGGTGGGCGTGCCGATCTCGGACCTGAACGCGGGGATGTACGCGGCGTACGGGGTCCTGTGCGCATACATCCATCGGCTCCGGACCGGCCGCGGGCAATTGGTGGACACCTCGCTCCTCGAGGGGGCCATCGCCTACACCTTCTGGGAGTCGGCCATCTTCTTCGCCACGGGGGAGAATCCCGAGCCGATGGGCTCGGCCCACCGGCTGAACGCCCCCTACCAGGTCTTCCGGACGAAAGACGGCTCGCTCAGCGTGGGGGCCGCGACGCAGGGGACGTGGGAGATGCTCTGCCAGGCCATCGGTCGGCCCGACCTTTCCGCCGACCCGCGGTTCCGGGAGAACGCGGCGCGAATCGCCCACTACCAGGAGCTGGCCGCGATCCTGGAGGAGGTTTTTCAGCAAGACACGACGACGCACTGGCTGAGGAGGCTCGAGGAGGCGGGGGTCCCGGCCGGGCCGATCTACACCCTGGCCGAGGTGTATGCGGACCCGCACGTGCGGGCCCGGGAGATGGCGGTCGAGGTCGAGCACCCCGTGGCCGGCCGCGTCCAGAACATCGGGATCCCGGTCAAGCTGTCCGGCACCCCCGGCCGCATCGCCCGGCCGGCGCCGACCCTCGGCCAGCACACCGACGAGGTGCTCGCGTGGCTCGGCGTGGAGAAGGCCGCCATCGCCCGGCTTCGTGAGGCGGGCGTCGTCGCCTGA
- a CDS encoding enoyl-CoA hydratase-related protein, translated as MSQDLLFERRDGVATVTFNRPQQRNAIHYEMWRELARLMGVCGKDEGVRVVLFRGTGQEAFSAGADIAEFDRWRKNSTVAREYSVAVEAALDAIAGLPKPTISQITGYCVGGGCELATATDLRVAADNSRFGIPSAKLGLLVGYREMRRLVHLVGPGVAMDILLTARLLDAEEALRVGLISRLVPLGDIEERVRTLAKEVAALAPLAHRGHKRILETVLANPRLEGLSPEQEGLPLACYDTADFQEGRLAFLEKRRPEFKGR; from the coding sequence ATGAGCCAGGATCTCCTGTTCGAGCGGCGCGACGGCGTCGCGACCGTGACCTTCAATCGGCCGCAGCAGCGCAACGCGATCCACTACGAGATGTGGCGGGAGCTCGCCCGCCTCATGGGGGTGTGCGGGAAGGACGAGGGGGTCCGGGTGGTGCTCTTCCGGGGCACGGGACAGGAGGCATTCTCCGCGGGGGCCGACATCGCCGAGTTCGACCGGTGGCGCAAGAACTCCACGGTGGCCCGGGAGTACTCGGTCGCGGTCGAGGCTGCCCTCGACGCGATCGCCGGGTTGCCGAAGCCCACCATCTCCCAGATCACCGGGTACTGCGTCGGCGGCGGGTGCGAACTCGCCACCGCGACCGACCTCCGGGTGGCGGCTGACAACAGCCGGTTCGGCATCCCGAGCGCCAAACTGGGGCTCCTGGTCGGGTACCGGGAGATGCGGCGGCTCGTCCACCTGGTCGGGCCCGGGGTCGCCATGGACATCCTGCTCACGGCCCGCCTCCTGGATGCCGAAGAGGCGCTGCGGGTGGGACTCATCTCGCGGCTCGTGCCCCTGGGCGACATCGAGGAGCGGGTCCGGACGCTGGCGAAAGAGGTGGCCGCCCTGGCGCCGCTCGCTCACCGGGGGCACAAGCGGATCCTCGAGACTGTCCTGGCCAACCCACGCCTGGAGGGGCTGAGCCCGGAGCAGGAGGGGCTCCCCCTCGCCTGCTACGACACCGCGGACTTCCAGGAGGGGCGTCTGGCGTTTCTGGAGAAGCGCCGGCCCGAGTTCAAGGGGCGCTGA